In a genomic window of Phenylobacterium koreense:
- a CDS encoding SspB family protein — protein sequence MAQDPPAQDQMHYDAMAQEALRGVVKAALKRAAAPEGLPGAHHFYITFKTNAPGVSGPNDLLSKYPDEMTIVLQHQYWDLAPGETFFSVTLKFGGQPKRLSVPYAAVTRFYDPSVQFLLQFEAPAGAAPLPTAEPPAAPAAPADPNAPNVVSLDTFRKK from the coding sequence ATGGCCCAGGATCCGCCGGCCCAAGACCAGATGCACTATGACGCCATGGCCCAAGAGGCTCTGCGCGGCGTGGTGAAGGCCGCCCTGAAGCGTGCAGCGGCGCCGGAAGGCCTGCCGGGCGCGCACCATTTCTACATCACCTTCAAGACCAACGCCCCGGGGGTGTCGGGTCCCAACGACCTGCTCAGCAAGTATCCCGACGAGATGACCATCGTCCTGCAGCATCAGTACTGGGACCTGGCGCCGGGCGAGACCTTCTTCTCCGTCACCCTGAAGTTCGGCGGCCAGCCCAAGCGCCTCTCGGTGCCCTATGCGGCGGTCACCCGCTTCTACGACCCCAGCGTCCAGTTCCTGCTGCAGTTCGAAGCCCCGGCCGGCGCTGCGCCCCTGCCGACCGCCGAGCCGCCCGCCGCGCCGGCGGCCCCGGCCGATCCGAACGCTCCCAACGTCGTCTCGCTCGACACCTTCCGTAAGAAATAA